In a single window of the Streptococcus ilei genome:
- a CDS encoding NUDIX hydrolase, whose product MASNNVLKNIQRLISITNTGLAFSKDPFDQERYQDIRAILQDLVREATDLNPQELSDLFRPTDHYDTPLIDVRAWIVKDGKLCLVKGQGEETWALPGGFGEVGYSPTENILKEIQEETGYSARVIRLLAVFDTNRYQLQSRQYVKLVFECELLDGNFEKNQEISDLAFFEREKIPALSTKRNTEEQLNFLWEVYDGKRDLYCD is encoded by the coding sequence ATGGCGAGTAATAATGTGCTAAAGAACATTCAGCGCTTGATTTCAATCACTAATACAGGCTTAGCGTTCTCAAAAGATCCATTTGATCAAGAGCGCTATCAGGATATTCGTGCCATTTTACAGGATCTTGTGAGAGAAGCGACTGATTTGAATCCACAAGAATTATCGGATTTGTTTCGCCCGACAGACCATTACGACACTCCCTTGATTGATGTTAGGGCATGGATTGTCAAAGATGGAAAACTTTGTCTGGTGAAAGGTCAGGGAGAAGAGACCTGGGCCTTGCCGGGTGGCTTTGGTGAGGTTGGCTATTCTCCGACGGAAAACATTTTAAAGGAAATCCAAGAAGAAACGGGCTATTCTGCGCGTGTAATCAGATTGTTGGCAGTATTTGATACCAATCGCTACCAATTGCAAAGTCGCCAATATGTGAAATTGGTATTTGAATGTGAATTATTAGATGGAAATTTTGAAAAGAACCAGGAAATTTCCGACCTTGCCTTTTTTGAGAGAGAAAAAATACCTGCTCTTTCTACCAAGCGCAATACAGAAGAACAATTGAACTTCCTTTGGGAGGTCTATGATGGGAAACGAGATTTGTATTGTGATTAA
- a CDS encoding YwaF family protein: MTLWDLLFTNQKSAPPEFGLWYFILPASLLVVGYFSIRYAQSKSYQRFWYWAQLIQVLTINAWYILAHMPLTDNLPFYHCRLAMLVILFAPKGTYIKQYFALLGVLGSIAALVYPAFDPFPFPHITVLNLIFSHWALLANSLIYLQDHYQSEKQDSLRIVKITFGMNALIFLVNLLTKGDYGFLRRPPIIGDHGALLNYFLVSLVMVAGICLVNQRYKYKYKMVEETVVSRSE, translated from the coding sequence ATGACACTTTGGGATTTATTGTTTACAAACCAAAAATCAGCCCCGCCTGAATTTGGGCTCTGGTATTTCATTCTGCCAGCTTCTTTGTTGGTGGTTGGCTACTTTTCCATCAGATATGCGCAGTCCAAAAGCTACCAACGCTTTTGGTATTGGGCGCAGTTGATCCAAGTCTTGACTATTAATGCTTGGTATATTCTTGCCCACATGCCTTTGACGGATAATTTGCCGTTCTATCATTGCCGTTTGGCCATGCTGGTGATTCTCTTTGCCCCTAAAGGGACCTATATCAAGCAATATTTTGCTCTCTTGGGAGTTCTAGGATCGATTGCGGCCTTGGTTTACCCAGCCTTTGATCCCTTCCCTTTCCCTCATATCACCGTTCTGAATCTCATTTTCAGTCACTGGGCCTTGCTTGCCAATAGTTTGATTTACCTACAGGATCATTATCAATCTGAAAAGCAAGACAGTTTGAGAATTGTCAAGATCACCTTTGGCATGAATGCCTTGATTTTCTTGGTTAACCTATTGACGAAAGGGGATTATGGCTTCTTACGGCGTCCACCAATCATTGGGGACCATGGTGCTCTCCTGAACTACTTTTTGGTTAGCTTGGTGATGGTAGCTGGAATTTGCTTGGTCAACCAGCGTTATAAGTACAAATACAAGATGGTTGAAGAGACGGTCGTTTCACGTTCAGAATAG
- a CDS encoding YwaF family protein — protein sequence MPLWDLFFTSQPTAPPQLGAWYFLLPTSLMVVGYLSIRFASSKGYQNFWYWGQLIQLLIINSWYIAAHLPFSESLPFYHSRMAMWIILLAPKGSFKQYFALVGVFGSIMALVHPVFYPYPFPHVSSINNVFGHWALLANCLIYLVQFYQVEEGDVWKICQMTFGVNAIIQLANLVTGGNYGFMRRPPVIGDHGLVFNYLIVTILMTGTLILINHLIKSSKKRKRTSESV from the coding sequence ATGCCACTTTGGGATTTATTTTTCACCAGTCAACCAACGGCCCCTCCTCAATTGGGAGCTTGGTACTTTTTGTTGCCGACCTCATTGATGGTGGTAGGCTATCTGTCTATTCGATTTGCTTCTTCCAAAGGCTATCAAAACTTTTGGTATTGGGGGCAATTGATTCAGTTGCTGATAATCAACTCTTGGTATATTGCAGCACACTTACCTTTTTCAGAGAGCCTGCCCTTCTATCATAGTCGGATGGCTATGTGGATAATTCTTTTGGCTCCCAAGGGAAGCTTCAAGCAATATTTTGCTCTTGTTGGTGTCTTTGGGTCCATCATGGCCTTGGTTCATCCCGTCTTTTATCCCTATCCCTTTCCTCATGTATCCTCGATCAACAATGTTTTTGGCCACTGGGCCCTCTTGGCCAATTGCTTGATCTATCTGGTCCAATTCTACCAAGTAGAAGAAGGAGACGTTTGGAAGATCTGTCAGATGACCTTTGGTGTCAACGCTATTATTCAGCTTGCTAATCTCGTAACGGGTGGAAATTACGGCTTTATGCGTCGTCCTCCTGTAATTGGCGATCATGGGCTCGTGTTCAATTACTTGATTGTGACTATCCTGATGACAGGAACCCTCATCCTGATCAATCATCTTATTAAGTCCAGTAAGAAAAGAAAAAGAACATCTGAATCCGTTTAA
- a CDS encoding YwaF family protein, whose translation MHHFFTTESTVPPVIPLLWYGVMVLLIVMAVWASLRYYQNEQFRKIFRNLQIFQLICLYIWYFAFQLPWSNSLPLYHCRLAMFAVLLLPDRWKSKQFFALMGVSGAIFALGYPVFDPYTFPHITSFSFLLGHYCLLVNSLIYLLRCYDSSLLKNREIVLYTFVLDLFLVGVNQVTGGNYGLMARPPIIKGDSLLVNYVVVSSILAAALLLFNVFFSRKPARERVLR comes from the coding sequence ATGCATCATTTTTTTACAACTGAATCCACTGTACCACCTGTTATACCGCTCCTTTGGTATGGGGTCATGGTTCTTTTAATCGTAATGGCAGTATGGGCTTCATTACGTTACTATCAAAATGAACAATTTCGGAAGATTTTTCGAAACTTACAAATATTTCAATTGATCTGTCTCTATATCTGGTATTTTGCTTTTCAGCTTCCCTGGTCCAATAGTTTACCCTTGTACCATTGTCGGTTGGCTATGTTTGCTGTTTTGCTGTTGCCAGACCGATGGAAGAGCAAGCAGTTCTTTGCCTTGATGGGAGTGAGTGGAGCGATCTTTGCCTTGGGCTATCCAGTCTTTGATCCCTACACCTTCCCTCATATTACGAGCTTTTCTTTCCTCCTCGGGCATTACTGTCTTTTGGTTAATTCTTTGATTTATCTCTTGAGATGCTATGATTCGAGCCTCTTAAAAAATCGAGAGATTGTTCTCTATACTTTCGTTTTGGATCTATTTCTAGTCGGCGTCAACCAAGTCACTGGAGGGAATTATGGACTCATGGCCCGGCCACCGATTATCAAAGGGGACAGCCTCTTGGTGAATTACGTCGTGGTCTCTAGCATCTTAGCAGCAGCCTTGCTTCTCTTTAATGTATTTTTCAGTCGTAAGCCTGCAAGAGAAAGAGTTCTTCGATAA
- a CDS encoding DUF2207 domain-containing protein produces the protein MKRFLLVIVILCGLFFTVSPAQADDEVRYSIESYVGHLHLQEDSQATFTQEITYIFSTGYNGQYVTLGSVDPLPKGFKIHENPQVEAYVDGEKREIRVEESDLGNGRLLKIYNSRIVGGKVTIKVVWKIDHILELYSDIAELNWFPISDGDEDVAKLDFYVDGLDAKQGELYAHTGYFNPPAQIERTETGYHIQLWNFPKNGKLELHAYWPMTEALRRGQSNEIKKEKGKDKFLKKEKSIQQKTVIYKTLFLRVIPIVAILLFVLAFIPWIRYMISTRTRRIAKGVRLYEPPQNLPPFVLAKALYQLDFEQMVMSREKGQLKFNHLIQASILDLIDRGNLRLTRDDNGGTLTCLHHEGLADFELKFIEMIFDQETEIRISEVFSKYKINQAALKKDFRAAKTDTQRDRIRKVGSDVRSLLQKDAQQLSKGVDKEIAKLGLPSYFRDLSETEAAFSKTGCALHFWLLLILFVSMCFLSFGFGSYLSSFYFWTILCLILLFIPFYIVMKLREDHLQSLENLDSQFEWMAFRNMIESIPNFNQAELESVVLWNRILVYATLYGQAIKVSQVLQNHQISVPYEDWDTVLWLTSSPNTFLDGSTLMNYADDSYSVSSFSINSSDGSGGFDGGGFSDGGGGGGFGAF, from the coding sequence ATGAAGAGGTTTTTACTAGTCATTGTCATCTTGTGTGGCTTATTTTTTACGGTTAGTCCGGCTCAGGCAGATGATGAAGTTCGTTATTCGATTGAGTCCTATGTGGGACACCTCCACTTGCAGGAAGATAGCCAGGCGACATTTACGCAAGAGATTACCTACATTTTTTCAACTGGCTACAATGGACAGTATGTAACGTTAGGAAGTGTAGATCCTCTTCCCAAAGGATTTAAAATCCATGAAAATCCTCAAGTGGAAGCTTATGTGGATGGGGAAAAACGAGAGATCCGTGTAGAAGAATCGGATCTCGGAAATGGACGTCTATTAAAAATCTACAATTCGAGGATTGTTGGTGGCAAAGTTACCATCAAGGTTGTATGGAAGATTGATCATATTCTAGAACTGTATTCCGATATCGCCGAGCTCAATTGGTTCCCCATTTCAGATGGGGATGAGGACGTCGCGAAATTAGATTTTTATGTGGATGGCTTGGATGCCAAGCAGGGAGAGTTGTATGCTCATACCGGTTATTTTAATCCACCAGCCCAGATTGAACGGACTGAGACTGGCTATCACATTCAGTTATGGAACTTCCCAAAGAATGGAAAATTGGAGCTCCACGCATACTGGCCCATGACAGAAGCTCTACGTCGAGGCCAATCTAATGAGATTAAAAAGGAAAAGGGAAAGGATAAATTTCTTAAAAAAGAAAAATCCATTCAACAAAAAACAGTCATCTACAAGACACTGTTTCTCAGAGTCATTCCAATTGTAGCAATTCTTTTATTTGTTCTAGCTTTCATTCCATGGATCCGCTATATGATCAGTACCAGAACTCGTCGGATTGCAAAGGGAGTACGATTATACGAACCTCCACAGAATTTGCCACCCTTTGTCCTAGCCAAGGCCTTGTATCAACTTGATTTTGAACAGATGGTCATGTCTAGAGAGAAAGGTCAACTAAAATTTAATCATCTCATCCAAGCAAGTATTTTGGATCTCATTGATCGAGGAAATCTTCGTTTGACGAGAGATGACAATGGGGGAACCTTGACCTGTCTACACCATGAAGGCTTGGCTGATTTTGAATTGAAGTTTATTGAAATGATCTTTGATCAAGAAACTGAAATCAGGATCAGCGAAGTATTTTCAAAGTATAAAATTAATCAAGCAGCCCTAAAAAAGGATTTTCGAGCTGCTAAAACAGACACACAAAGAGACCGTATTCGAAAGGTCGGAAGTGACGTTCGATCGCTTTTACAAAAGGATGCCCAGCAATTGTCAAAAGGTGTCGATAAGGAAATTGCGAAATTAGGTTTGCCCTCTTATTTTAGAGACTTATCTGAGACGGAGGCAGCTTTTTCAAAAACAGGCTGTGCCTTACACTTTTGGCTCTTACTGATCTTGTTTGTGAGCATGTGTTTCTTATCTTTTGGATTTGGTTCATACCTATCTTCATTCTATTTTTGGACTATTTTATGTTTGATTTTGTTATTCATTCCATTTTATATTGTTATGAAACTTCGTGAAGATCATCTACAATCCTTAGAGAACTTGGATTCACAATTTGAATGGATGGCCTTTCGAAATATGATTGAAAGTATTCCAAATTTCAATCAAGCAGAACTTGAGAGTGTTGTCCTATGGAATCGTATCTTAGTCTATGCGACCTTGTATGGCCAAGCTATAAAAGTGAGTCAGGTACTCCAAAATCATCAGATTTCCGTGCCATATGAAGACTGGGACACTGTTCTTTGGCTGACATCCTCTCCAAATACCTTCCTAGACGGTTCTACCTTGATGAACTATGCAGATGATTCCTATAGTGTTTCAAGCTTCTCTATTAACTCCTCAGATGGCAGTGGTGGCTTTGACGGCGGTGGCTTTTCTGATGGCGGTGGTGGTGGAGGATTTGGAGCCTTCTAA
- a CDS encoding peptide chain release factor 3, giving the protein MTITDEIKKRRTFAIISHPDAGKTTITEQLLYFGGEIREAGTVKGKKTGTFAKSDWMDIEKQRGISVTSSVMQFDYDGKRVNILDTPGHEDFSEDTYRTLMAVDAAVMVVDSAKGIEAQTKKLFEVVKHRGIPVFTFMNKLDRDGREPLDLLQELEEVLGIASYPMNWPIGMGKAFEGLYDLYNQRLELYKGDERFASLEDGDKLFASNPFYEQVKDDIELLNEAGNEFSEEAILAGELTPVFFGSALTNFGVQTFLETFLKFAPEPHGHKKTGGEIVDPYDKDFSGFVFKIQANMDPRHRDRIAFVRIVSGEFERGMSVNLPRTGKSAKLSNVTQFMAESRENVTNAVAGDIIGVYDTGTYQVGDTLTVGKNKFEFEPLPTFTPEIFMKVSAKNVMKQKSFHKGIEQLVQEGAIQLYTNYQTGEYMLGAVGQLQFEVFKHRMENEYNAEVVMSPMGKKTVRWIKPEDLDERMSSSRNILAKDRFDQPVFLFENDFALRWFADKYPDVELEEKM; this is encoded by the coding sequence ATGACAATCACTGACGAAATTAAAAAACGCCGTACCTTTGCCATTATCTCTCACCCGGACGCGGGGAAGACAACCATTACTGAGCAGTTGCTCTACTTTGGAGGAGAGATTCGGGAAGCAGGTACCGTAAAAGGAAAGAAAACAGGGACTTTTGCAAAATCTGACTGGATGGATATCGAGAAACAACGTGGGATTTCGGTAACTTCATCTGTGATGCAGTTTGACTACGACGGCAAACGAGTAAATATCCTAGACACTCCAGGGCACGAAGACTTCTCAGAAGATACTTATCGGACCCTGATGGCGGTGGATGCTGCGGTCATGGTAGTGGACTCTGCCAAGGGTATTGAGGCCCAAACTAAGAAATTGTTTGAGGTTGTCAAACACCGTGGGATTCCAGTCTTCACTTTTATGAATAAACTGGACCGTGACGGTCGTGAACCACTAGATCTCTTACAAGAATTGGAAGAAGTATTGGGCATCGCTAGTTACCCAATGAACTGGCCAATCGGGATGGGGAAAGCCTTTGAGGGACTCTATGACCTCTATAACCAACGCTTGGAACTCTACAAAGGGGATGAACGTTTTGCCAGCCTAGAGGATGGCGATAAACTTTTTGCTAGCAATCCATTCTATGAACAAGTAAAAGATGATATTGAGCTTTTGAATGAAGCAGGAAATGAATTTTCAGAAGAAGCTATCCTTGCAGGTGAATTAACTCCAGTCTTCTTCGGTTCGGCTCTTACCAACTTTGGTGTGCAGACTTTCTTGGAAACCTTCCTCAAGTTTGCTCCAGAGCCACACGGCCACAAGAAGACAGGTGGAGAAATTGTCGATCCTTATGACAAGGATTTCTCAGGATTTGTCTTTAAAATCCAAGCCAATATGGACCCTCGTCACCGCGACCGGATTGCTTTTGTTCGGATCGTGTCTGGTGAATTTGAGAGGGGGATGAGTGTCAATCTGCCTCGTACTGGTAAGAGTGCTAAGTTATCTAATGTCACCCAGTTTATGGCAGAAAGCCGTGAGAATGTCACCAATGCCGTAGCAGGAGACATCATTGGGGTCTACGATACAGGTACGTATCAGGTCGGGGATACGCTGACTGTTGGGAAGAATAAGTTTGAATTTGAACCACTGCCAACCTTTACTCCTGAAATCTTCATGAAGGTATCTGCCAAGAATGTCATGAAGCAAAAGTCCTTCCATAAGGGAATCGAGCAATTGGTACAAGAAGGAGCCATCCAGCTCTATACCAACTACCAAACGGGTGAATACATGTTGGGTGCTGTTGGTCAATTGCAGTTTGAAGTCTTTAAGCACCGGATGGAAAATGAATACAATGCCGAAGTGGTGATGAGCCCAATGGGTAAAAAGACGGTTCGCTGGATCAAACCAGAAGATCTAGATGAACGCATGTCTTCAAGCCGAAACATCCTGGCCAAAGACCGCTTTGACCAACCTGTTTTCCTCTTTGAAAACGACTTTGCTCTCCGTTGGTTTGCGGACAAGTATCCAGATGTTGAACTAGAGGAAAAGATGTAA